In Arachis hypogaea cultivar Tifrunner chromosome 17, arahy.Tifrunner.gnm2.J5K5, whole genome shotgun sequence, a single window of DNA contains:
- the LOC112766172 gene encoding nuclear poly(A) polymerase 4 has translation MVVSDASNGGGSSSPPLVVEQTNTLGITKPISLAGPTDADLHRNAELEKFLLDSGLYESNEEAATRREVLQRLDQTVKSWVKQLTRQRGYTDQMVEDANAVIFTFGSYRLGVHGPGADIDTLCVGPSYVNREEDFFIILHNILAEMEEVTELQPVPDAHVPVMKFKFQGISIDLLYASISLLVVPEDLDISHGSVLYDVDEPTVRSLNGCRVADQILKLVPNVEHFRTTLRCLKFWAKRRGVYSNVTGFLGGVNWALLVARICQLYPNAIPSMLVSRFFRVYTQWRWPNPVMLCTIEENELGFPVWDPRRNPRDRYHIMPIITPAYPCMNSSYNVSASTLRVMKEQFRYGNKICDEIELNKAQWSALFQPYFFFEAYKNYLQVDILAADNDDLLAWKGWVESRLRQLTLKIERDTNGMLQCHPYPHEYADTSRHCAHSAFFMGLQRKEGEKGQEGQQFDIRGTVDEFRQEINMYMYWKPGMEIFVSHVRRKQLPLFVFPDGYKRNRMSRHISHSAEKMGEDAAKSNLGSSERSVKRKNDHEMLDEKLGKPEKRASISPQRLVCVSPESCSSQMSIDGTKGVRLAKNAGTKCEIKSSNGLLENGISTEGAYMHISETGGVHPKNDSQNSRCSEVQNENGVNRNKAGEMDLDCLESAETASCKSLSNCKESAVDMDQRLDNTHNFQRTEYSDYVPTASSQALNCERDVRLGSVV, from the exons ATGGTGGTTTCCGATGCTTCCAACGGCGGTGGCTCTTCGTCTCCGCCACTGGTGGTGGAGCAAACCAACACGCTTGGGATCACGAAGCCTATCTCTCTCGCCGGTCCCACCGACGCCGATTTACATCGGAACGCCGAATTGGAGAag TTTCTGCTTGATTCGGGACTCTACGAGAGCAATGAAGAAGCTGCCACCAGGAGAGAGGTTCTTCAGCGCCTTGATCAG ACTGTTAAAAGCTGGGTGAAGCAGTTGACGCGTCAACGAGGCTATACGGATCAGATGGTTGAGGATGCCAATGCCGTTATTTTCACTTTCGGTTCTTATCGACTAGGG GTACATGGACCAGGAGCTGACATAGACACTTTGTGTGTTGGCCCTTCTTATGTGAATCGGGAG GAAGACTTCTTTATCATTCTGCATAACATCTTGGCTGAAATGGAAGAAGTTACTGAACTTCAACCAGTTCCAGATGCTCATGTCCCCGTAATGAAATTCAAGTTCCAGGGAATATCTATAGATTTGCTTTATGCAAGTATATCTCTTTTGGTTGTGCCTGAA GACCTGGACATCTCACATGGCTCAGTGCTGTATGATGTTGATGAACCTACTGTTCGAAGTCTTAATGGCTGCCGGGTGGCAGATCAAATTCTTAAACTTGTTCCAAATGTTGAG CACTTCCGAACCACACTGAGATGTTTAAAGTTTTGGGCTAAAAGGCGTGGTGTTTATTCAAAT GTTACGGGATTCCTTGGAGGCGTGAATTGGGCTCTATTAGTTGCTCGAATTTGCCAGCTTTACCCTAATGCAATCCCTAGTATGCTGGTTTCTCGATTCTTTAGGGTATATACACAATGGAGGTGGCCAAATCCTGTCATGCTGTGCACAATAGAGGAGAATGAACTGGGTTTCCCAGTTTGGGATCCTCGTAGAAACCCGCGGGACAGATATCACATTATGCCAATTATTACTCCTGCATACCCTTGCATGAATTCCAGCTACAATGTCTCCGCAAGCACTCTTCGTGTTATGAAGGAACAGTTTCGCTATGGCAACAAGATTTGTGAT GAAATTGAGCTCAATAAAGCCCAATGGAGTGCACTTTTTCAGCCATATTTCTTTTTCGAAGCCTACAAAAACTATTTACAAGTGGACATCCTTGCAGCAGACAATGATGACTTGTTAGCATGGAAAGGTTGGGTAGAATCTCGATTGAGGCAGCTCACCCTGAAG ATAGAGCGGGATACAAATGGGATGTTGCAGTGTCATCCTTACCCACATGAGTATGCAGACACATCCAGACATTGTGctcattctgcatttttcatgggCTTGCAAAGAAAAGAGGGAGAAAAAGGTCAAGAGGGACAACAATTTGATATACGTGGAACGGTTGATGAATTCAGGCAAGAAATAAATATGTATATGTACTGGAAGCCAGGGATGGAAATTTTTGTTTCCCATGTACGTCGAAAGCAGCTCCCTTTATTTGTATTTCCAGATGGTTACAAACGCAATCGGATGTCAAGGCACATAAGCCATTCAGCTGAAAAAATGGGTGAGGATGCCGCAAAGTCCAACCTAGGGTCTTCTGAAAGAAGTGTCAAGAGGAAAAATGACCATGAAATGTTGGATGAGAAGCTAGGCAAACCAGAGAAGAGGGCCTCTATCAGCCCGCAGAGGCTAGTGTGTGTCTCTCCAGAAAGTTGTTCATCTCAAATGAGTATTGATGGTACCAAAGGGGTTAGGTTAGCCAAGAATGCTGGCACCAAATGCGAAATTAAGTCATCTAATGGACTCCTAGAAAATGGAATAAGTACTGAAGGAGCTTACATGCATATTAGTGAAACAGGTGGTGTTCATCCCAAAAATGATAGTCAGAACTCAAGGTGTTCAGAAGTTCAGAATGAG AATGGAGTCAATAGGAACAAAGCTGGGGAAATGGATCTGGATTGCTTGGAAAGTGCAGAAACTGCATCTTGCAAAAGCTTGTCAAACTGTAAAGAGAGTGCTGTTGATATGGATCAACGACTAGACAATACTCATAATTTCCAAAGAACTGAATATTCAGATTATGTACCAACTGCGAGCTCCCAGGCCCTCAATTGCGAG CGAGATGTCAGACTTGGAAGTGTTGTATAA
- the LOC112766171 gene encoding uncharacterized protein produces the protein MNATHKMSKIPLRIRKFSLHFFFLLTLTLSSDVISQTTEQTTLLTFKRQLGDPPSLQSWQPSPSSSPCGWQEVRCAGGTVTELLLANKDITVKNLPAPTICDGLRNLTKLDLSNNSISGEFPTLLYNCSNLNYLDLSQNYLAGKIPDDVDRLRTLTYLNLGGNSFIGDVPPAIGNLPELRTLHLFQNNFNGTLAKEIGNLSNLEILGLAFNYRLAPAPIPVDFGNLTNLKFMWLRQCNLTGEIPQNFAKLENLEKLDLSMNNLTGRIPTSLFSLRNLTFLYLYHNKLFGEIPNSVQALNLAGVDLSMNNLTGSIPKDFGKLNNLTALLLYYNQLSGEIPNGLGLLPKLSNFSVFGNKLNGTLPPEFGRHSRLVGFEVDSNQLSGGLPEHLCDGGALRGVVAFSNDLSGDLPQWLGNCSSLVTVQLHNNRFSGEVPLSLWTSRSLESLMLSNNSFSGQIPRELSRSMTRLEIRDNKFSGPILLGVSSVVNLVVFKAGNNMLSGEIPRELTGISQMTTLMLDGNQLSGTLPSDIISWKSLNTLTLSRNNLSGQIPLAMSTLPSLVYLDLSENELSGEIPTQLGDLRFVFLNLSYNKLSGNIPDELNNLAYESSFLNNPNLCAYDPKVNLSNCLTKTSSHSSNSSKKIFALILGVILIVLLAAALLALCKLTKQRGKKLRCGRKLSTWRLTSFQRLDLTEINLFSSLTDSNLIGSGGFGKVYRIASNRPGEYVAVKQIWSDRDVDHKREKEFMAEVEILGNIRHSNVVKLLCCYSSENSKLLVYEYMENHSLDKWLHGKNKKSPIGLSTPNRTHAVLSWPTRLKIAIGAAQGLCYMHHECSPSIIHRDVKSSNILLNSEFKASIADFGLATMLLKPGELHTMSALAGSFGYIPPEYAYCSKINEKVDVYSFGVVLLELVTGREPKCGEDGSSLVDWAWRQYSEGKCLADALDEDIKETCHVEDMTTAYKLGLICTSSLPSSRPSTREILQVLRQCCHPGSSRKRVATDFDITPLLSDARYIASYKDSNVTSENEESRLYSV, from the exons ATGAACGCCACACACAAAATGTCCAAGATACCCCTCCGCATTCGCAAGTTCTctctacatttcttcttcttgcttaCCCTCACACTGTCCTCCGATGTCATTTCACAAACCACCGAACAAACCACCCTTCTCACCTTCAAACGCCAACTAGGCGATCCGCCGTCACTACAATCATGGCAACCGTCGCCGTCGTCGTCTCCGTGCGGGTGGCAGGAAGTCCGGTGCGCCGGTGGCACAGTCACGGAGCTTCTCCTCGCCAATAAGGATATCACCGTGAAGAACCTCCCGGCGCCGACGATATGCGACGGCCTCAGGAACCTCACGAAGCTCGACCTCTCCAACAACTCTATCTCCGGTGAGTTTCCGACCTTACTCTACAATTGCTCCAATCTCAACTACCTCGACCTCTCACAGAACTACCTGGCCGGAAAAATTCCCGACGACGTCGACCGCCTCAGAACCCTAACGTACCTCAACCTTGGCGGCAACAGCTTCATTGGCGACGTTCCTCCGGCCATCGGAAACCTTCCGGAACTCAGAACCCTCCACCTCTTCCAGAACAACTTCAACGGAACGTTAGCAAAAGAAATCGGAAACCTCTCCAATCTGGAAATCCTTGGTCTTGCCTTTAATTACCGTCTTGCCCCTGCGCCGATCCCGGTCGACTTTGGGAACCTGACGAACCTGAAGTTCATGTGGCTGAGACAGTGCAACTTGACCGGAGAGATTCCCCAGAATTTCGCGAAACTCGAGAATCTTGAAAAGTTGGATTTGTCAATGAACAACTTAACAGGGAGAATTCCTACTAGCTTGTTTTCTTTAAGAAATTTGACGTTTTTGTATCTGTACCACAATAAGTTGTTTGGTGAGATACCAAATTCGGTGCAAGCTTTGAACCTGGCTGGAGTTGATTTGAGCATGAACAATTTGACAGGTTCTATACCAAAAGATTTTGGAAAGTTGAACAACTTGACGGCTTTGCTGCTGTATTATAACCAGTTGAGTGGTGAGATTCCAAATGGTTTAGGATTATTACCAAAGCTTAGTAATTTTAGTGTTTTTGGGAACAAACTGAATGGAACTCTGCCTCCGGAATTCGGCAGGCATTCGAGGCTGGTGGGGTTTGAGGTTGACAGCAATCAGTTGAGTGGAGGGCTGCCGGAGCATTTGTGCGACGGCGGTGCTCTGAGGGGTGTGGTGGCTTTCTCCAATGATCTGAGTGGTGACTTGCCTCAATGGCTTGGGAATTGTAGTTCTCTTGTCACAGTTCAGCTTCACAATAACAGGTTCTCAGGGGAGGTTCCTTTGAGTTTGTGGACTTCGAGGAGCCTTGAGAGCTTGATGCTGAGCAACAACTCGTTTTCCGGTCAGATTCCAAGAGAATTGTCCCGGAGTATGACAAGGTTGGAGATCAGAGACAACAAGTTTTCTGGTCCAATATTGCTTGGTGTTTCTTCTGTTGTGAATCTTGTGGTTTTTAAGGCAGGAAACAACATGCTTTCCGGTGAGATTCCAAGAGAATTGACCGGTATTTCTCAGATGACAACTCTCATGCTTGATGGGAATCAACTTTCCGGTACGCTTCCATCCGACATAATTTCATGGAAGTCGTTGAACACTTTAACCCTATCAAGAAACAACCTTTCAGGTCAAATCCCACTAGCTATGAGTACTCTTCCTAGTCTGGTTTACTTGGATTTGTCTGAAAATGAGTTGTCTGGTGAAATACCAACTCAGTTAGGCGACTTGAGGTTTGTTTTTCTCAACTTGTCCTATAATAAGCTTTCTGGGAACATACCAGATGAGCTTAACAACCTCGCCTATGAAAGTAGTTTCTTGAACAATCCCAATCTGTGTGCTTATGATCCAAAAGTCAATCTATCTAATTGCTTGACTAAAACCTCATCCCACTCCAGCAATTCATCTAAAAAAATCTTTGCCTTGATTCTTGGGGTCATCCTCATTGTATTGTTAGCCGCTGCCCTCTTGGCATTGTGCAAGCTGACAAAGCAACGGGGTAAAAAGCTGCGTTGTGGCCGTAAGCTTTCAACATGGAGGCTCACTTCATTCCAGAGGCTTGACCTCACAGAAATTAATCTCTTTTCAAGTTTGACAGACAGCAACCTTATTGGAAGTGGAGGCTTTGGAAAAGTTTACCGGATCGCTTCAAATCGCCCAGGTGAGTATGTTGCTGTGAAGCAGATTTGGAGTGACAGGGATGTGGATCACAAGCGGGAGAAAGAGTTTATGGCTGAGGTTGAAATCTTGGGCAACATTAGGCATTCTAATGTAGTGAAACTCTTGTGTTGCTACTCAAGTGAGAACTCAAAGCTTCTTGTATACGAGTACATGGAAAATCATAGCCTTGACAAATGGCTACATGGAAAGAATAAAAAGTCACCAATTGGTTTGAGTACACCCAACAGGACTCATGCAGTGTTGAGTTGGCCAACGAGGTTGAAGATTGCCATTGGAGCTGCACAAGGCCTATGTTACATGCACCATGAGTGCTCACCATCAATCATCCATCGCGATGTTAAGTCTAGCAATATACTACTAAACTCCGAATTCAAGGCTAGTATAGCAGATTTTGGACTCGCCACGATGCTGTTAAAGCCAGGGGAGCTGCACACCATGTCTGCTTTAGCAGGGTCTTTTGGCTACATTCCACCAG AATATGCTTATTGTAGCAAGATCAATGAGAAAGTCGATGTATATAGTTTTGGGGTTGTGCTCCTAGAGCTTGTGACTGGAAGAGAGCCTAAATGTGGAGAAGATGGAAGCAGCCTAGTTGACTGGGCATGGAGGCAATACAGTGAGGGGAAGTGTCTTGCTGATGCCTTAGATGAGGATATCAAAGAAACATGCCACGTGGAAGATATGACTACTGCCTACAAACTAGGGCTCATTTGCACAAGCTCATTACCCTCATCTAGGCCTTCTACAAGGGAGATTTTGCAAGTTCTTCGTCAGTGTTGTCACCCAGGTTCTTCACGTAAGAGAGTGGCAACTGACTTTGACATAACTCCCCTACTTAGTGATGCTAGGTACATAGCCAGTTACAAGGACAGTAATGTTACAAGCGAGAACGAAGAAAGCCGCTTGTATAGTGTGTAA